One window of Microcoleus vaginatus PCC 9802 genomic DNA carries:
- a CDS encoding glycosyltransferase, whose translation MPKISVCIPTCNRVHLLACAIASVLDQTYTDFELIICDDGSTDSTPLLMSEFVDRGIRYIRHPQNIGKSNNMRSGFAAARGEYFIKFDDDDRLSAQFLERTSAILDKDPSIDFVSTDHWVIDINNYIDENQTKLNSQRWGRTELSAGIIEDLLSAVFLRQSLQIGATLFRRRALEEVGFLRPNLQNCEDNDLFVRLAIAGKKCYYLPELLMEYRVHAGQQGVDRAIPYLSDKLRYLTGYEFESEKLETVRVKRIAETQLALGLRLIEVGETAKGRLMVRAGKSVSAAKMWAGLGLSLLPVELRPKAFEFVRELMK comes from the coding sequence GTGCCGAAAATTAGCGTTTGCATTCCTACTTGCAATCGAGTTCATCTGCTGGCTTGTGCGATCGCCAGCGTGCTAGATCAAACTTATACAGATTTTGAATTAATTATCTGTGATGACGGTTCCACTGACAGCACTCCACTGTTGATGTCGGAATTTGTCGATCGCGGGATTCGCTACATTCGCCACCCGCAGAATATTGGCAAGAGTAATAATATGCGATCGGGCTTTGCGGCGGCAAGGGGCGAATATTTTATCAAGTTTGACGATGACGATCGCCTGAGCGCGCAATTTCTAGAGCGGACATCTGCTATTTTAGATAAAGACCCCAGCATCGATTTTGTCAGTACGGATCACTGGGTGATCGACATTAATAATTATATTGACGAAAACCAGACGAAACTCAATTCGCAGCGGTGGGGCCGCACCGAGTTGTCGGCTGGAATTATTGAAGATTTGCTCTCGGCAGTTTTTCTGAGACAAAGTTTACAAATAGGGGCAACTTTGTTTCGCCGGCGCGCGCTGGAAGAAGTAGGATTTCTGCGACCGAATTTGCAAAATTGCGAAGATAACGATTTGTTTGTGAGACTTGCGATTGCTGGCAAAAAGTGCTATTACTTGCCGGAGCTGTTGATGGAGTATCGAGTTCATGCAGGACAGCAAGGAGTCGATCGGGCAATTCCGTATTTAAGCGATAAATTGCGCTATTTGACCGGCTACGAGTTTGAGTCGGAGAAGTTAGAAACAGTCAGGGTCAAAAGGATTGCAGAAACTCAATTAGCGCTAGGTTTGCGACTGATTGAGGTGGGTGAAACTGCAAAAGGGCGCCTGATGGTGCGGGCAGGAAAGTCGGTTTCTGCGGCGAAAATGTGGGCTGGTTTGGGATTGTCGCTGCTGCCCGTCGAGTTGCGTCCAAAAGCGTTTGAGTTTGTGCGAGAGTTGATGAAATAA
- a CDS encoding tetratricopeptide repeat protein, which produces MDELSVKALLEDLKKSDESVRDRATTELWRTWFNQKGEYGMQILRRSQVSLDAGDVHHALDLLTKLIAEAPDFAEAWNRRAVLHYTQGNYKKSIEDCEIVLKLNPVHFGALHGLGLCYAALGEYINAIQAFRRALEIQPFALVNQKLILECTARLS; this is translated from the coding sequence ATGGACGAATTATCTGTTAAGGCGCTGCTCGAAGACTTGAAAAAGTCTGACGAAAGCGTGCGCGATCGGGCAACTACAGAACTCTGGCGTACTTGGTTTAACCAGAAGGGTGAGTATGGGATGCAAATTCTCAGGCGATCGCAAGTTTCGCTGGATGCAGGCGATGTTCACCACGCTTTGGATTTGCTGACGAAACTGATTGCGGAAGCGCCGGATTTTGCTGAAGCTTGGAACCGACGCGCCGTACTTCACTATACCCAAGGAAATTATAAAAAGTCGATCGAGGACTGCGAAATCGTCCTCAAACTGAACCCGGTACATTTTGGGGCGTTGCATGGTCTAGGTTTGTGCTACGCTGCCTTGGGAGAATACATAAATGCTATTCAAGCTTTTCGTCGCGCTTTGGAAATTCAACCTTTTGCTTTGGTGAATCAAAAGTTAATTCTCGAATGTACGGCTCGTTTGAGTTAA
- a CDS encoding glycosyltransferase yields the protein MKILMLSSTFPYPPSRGGTQVRTFNLLQYLSQRHDVILGTVRSPDVTDAQIDALRQQVAELAVFPNSQTPPQPPLAKGGLRLHQETEEGFLPPPLNQGEDFLPPPLNKGGTEGGFSEIIGKFHRFSRFLLSGTPPNVLSSYSQAMQNWADELVTTGKCDAVTCEHSVNEIYVRPEWRQKVLTVANIHSSVWGTCREMLATGTSEKPLRDRLNLPLLARYEKRYCSKFSRIVATTSTDREQLLELLLPPVQVRGKQDFFVPSIDVIPNGVDLTQFPYRSIDPGGHTLIFAGAMNNLPNIDAARFLSLQILPPLQQRYPDATLTLVGASPVPEVLALGKLPGIQVVGRVQRVAEYLHQAAVCVVPMRIGFGIKNKTLEAMAAGTPVVASDRGLEGLAVDGGPQPRRALRANKVHEYVEAITSLFENQQLRQDLSVSARSLVESQYTWDIIGRQYDRLLQF from the coding sequence ATGAAGATTTTGATGCTTTCCTCGACTTTTCCCTATCCGCCAAGCCGCGGAGGAACTCAGGTAAGGACGTTTAATTTATTACAATACTTGAGCCAGCGCCATGATGTAATTCTCGGAACTGTACGATCGCCCGATGTCACCGACGCACAAATCGACGCATTGCGCCAGCAAGTTGCAGAATTGGCAGTTTTTCCCAACTCGCAGACACCCCCCCAACCCCCCCTTGCTAAGGGGGGGCTAAGACTCCACCAGGAGACTGAGGAAGGATTCTTACCTCCCCCCCTTAACCAGGGGGAGGACTTCTTACCTCCCCCCCTTAACAAGGGGGGGACTGAGGGGGGGTTCTCTGAAATAATAGGAAAATTCCACAGATTCAGTCGATTTTTGTTGTCCGGGACGCCTCCGAACGTACTCTCAAGCTACTCCCAAGCAATGCAGAATTGGGCAGACGAATTGGTAACAACAGGCAAATGCGATGCTGTCACCTGCGAACACAGCGTTAACGAGATTTACGTGCGTCCAGAATGGCGGCAAAAAGTGCTGACAGTGGCAAACATTCACAGTTCCGTTTGGGGAACTTGCAGGGAAATGTTAGCAACCGGCACCTCGGAAAAACCCCTGCGCGATCGACTAAATTTACCGCTACTCGCCCGCTACGAAAAACGCTACTGTTCCAAATTCTCCCGCATTGTTGCGACCACATCCACAGACAGAGAGCAACTCCTAGAATTACTGTTGCCTCCGGTTCAGGTGCGAGGAAAACAAGATTTTTTTGTACCTTCCATAGATGTAATTCCTAACGGCGTGGATTTAACCCAATTTCCGTACCGGTCGATCGATCCGGGAGGACATACTTTAATTTTTGCAGGCGCAATGAACAATTTGCCCAATATTGACGCGGCGCGCTTTCTCAGTTTGCAAATACTGCCGCCTTTGCAGCAGCGCTATCCCGATGCTACCCTCACCCTAGTCGGGGCTTCGCCAGTCCCGGAAGTGCTCGCCTTGGGGAAACTCCCCGGAATTCAAGTAGTGGGTCGGGTGCAAAGGGTGGCAGAATATTTGCATCAAGCTGCTGTTTGTGTGGTGCCGATGCGGATAGGTTTTGGGATTAAAAATAAAACTTTGGAGGCGATGGCTGCGGGAACCCCCGTGGTTGCCAGCGATCGAGGTTTGGAGGGTTTAGCCGTCGATGGCGGCCCACAACCGAGAAGGGCCTTGCGGGCGAACAAAGTTCACGAGTATGTTGAGGCGATTACCAGTTTGTTTGAAAATCAGCAGCTAAGACAGGATCTTTCTGTCAGCGCGCGATCGCTCGTTGAAAGCCAATACACTTGGGATATCATAGGTCGGCAGTACGATCGGCTATTGCAATTTTAA
- a CDS encoding uracil phosphoribosyltransferase: MSPKVTVIDHPLIQHKLTLMRQTQTSTGKFRQLLKEIGMLLAYEVTRDLPLKYEQIETPIAKMNAPVLAAEKKIVIISIMRAGQGLLDSILELIPSARVGHIGLYRDPTTRMVIEYYFKVPQDIEQRDVLIVDPMLATGNSAVAAVDRLKEVNPKSIKFLCLLAAPEGLKHFHEQHPDVQIYTAAVDECLDEHGYIVPGLGDAGDRLYGTL; encoded by the coding sequence ATGAGTCCTAAAGTTACTGTCATTGACCATCCTTTGATACAGCACAAGTTAACTCTAATGCGCCAAACTCAAACGAGTACGGGGAAATTTCGCCAACTGCTGAAAGAGATTGGAATGCTGCTAGCCTATGAAGTGACGCGAGATTTGCCACTAAAATACGAACAAATAGAAACGCCGATCGCAAAAATGAATGCACCCGTGCTGGCTGCAGAAAAGAAAATTGTTATTATTTCGATTATGCGCGCAGGTCAGGGACTGTTAGATAGTATTTTAGAGCTGATTCCGTCTGCGAGGGTGGGACATATTGGTTTGTACCGCGATCCGACAACTCGGATGGTGATCGAATATTATTTCAAAGTTCCCCAGGATATCGAACAGCGAGATGTTTTAATTGTCGATCCGATGTTGGCTACTGGTAATTCAGCAGTGGCGGCAGTGGATAGGCTTAAAGAAGTTAATCCGAAGTCTATTAAGTTTTTGTGCTTGCTGGCGGCGCCGGAGGGACTTAAGCACTTTCACGAACAACACCCTGACGTGCAGATTTATACGGCGGCAGTTGACGAGTGTTTGGACGAGCACGGCTATATTGTACCCGGACTCGGAGATGCGGGCGATCGGCTTTACGGCACTCTCTGA
- a CDS encoding DUF4360 domain-containing protein, producing MKFVKLLLATALMTASIGPALANPAVQILGASYGGSGCPDRSASVSVSPDGQELTILFDKFAAQGNVSTQSRKSCNLSIPIKVPQGYQISIYDADYRGYVAPKTTANLRAEYFFAGTRGAVFNRNLSGETNYNVRDSLATVANVWSRCGDSVNMRVNAAMTARGAGMATVDSFDLAHRGLVYHVKYRTCR from the coding sequence ATGAAGTTTGTAAAACTATTGCTAGCTACGGCATTAATGACTGCTTCTATCGGCCCCGCCTTGGCTAATCCTGCCGTTCAAATTTTAGGTGCAAGCTATGGCGGTAGCGGTTGCCCCGATCGCTCCGCCAGCGTCAGCGTCAGCCCCGACGGTCAAGAACTCACCATCCTATTTGATAAGTTTGCAGCCCAGGGAAATGTTTCAACACAAAGCCGGAAAAGCTGCAATCTGAGCATTCCCATCAAAGTACCCCAAGGCTACCAAATTTCTATCTACGATGCTGATTATCGCGGCTACGTGGCTCCCAAAACCACAGCCAACCTGCGAGCAGAATACTTTTTCGCTGGAACCCGCGGCGCAGTTTTTAATCGGAATCTCAGCGGCGAAACTAACTACAATGTTCGAGATAGCTTAGCCACTGTAGCGAATGTTTGGTCTCGCTGCGGCGACAGTGTAAATATGAGAGTAAATGCTGCAATGACAGCCCGCGGTGCCGGCATGGCCACCGTTGACTCCTTCGATTTGGCTCATCGCGGTTTAGTTTATCATGTCAAATATCGCACTTGTCGCTAA